One stretch of Fictibacillus sp. b24 DNA includes these proteins:
- the qoxB gene encoding cytochrome aa3 quinol oxidase subunit I, translating into MKWDEFFVTGDPMIYGADVSIVLTMVGILFYLTKYKKWKWLWDEWLTTVDHKKLGIMYIVSAVLMLFRGGVDALLMRTQLAVPEAKFLDSQHYNEIFTTHGTIMIIFMAMPFLIGLINVVVPLQIGARDVAYPYLNAVSFWTFFIGAMLFNISFVIGGSPSAGWTSYMPLASNELSPGPGQNYYLLGLQIAGIGTLLTGINFLVTILKMRAPGMTLFRMPMFTWSSLVTMVIIIFAFPILTVALALMTFDRLFGSHFFTLQGAGMDMLWANLFWLWGHPEVYIVILPAFGMFSEIISTFSRKTLFGYKAMIWSMLLIAGYSFLVWVHHFFTMGSGALVNSVFSITTMAIGIPTGVKIFNWLFTMYRGKIQFTTPMLWSLGFIVNFVIGGVTGVMLAMAAADYQYHNTYFLVSHFHYVLIAGTVFACFAGLIYWYPKMFGYKLNERIGKWVFWIFTIGFNVCFFPQYFLGLDGMPRRVYTYSEESGWGPLNMVSTIGGFMMGIAFLVLVYNMYYSFRFAKRELTGDAWDGRTLEWSTPSAMPPFYNFAKIPEVTGLDHFWRQKQAGKVEKLTANELKPIHMPSNSGVPFIMASFFFVAGFGMVFDWMWMAIVGLIGVFGTLIYRSFEYDDGYYVSVEEIIETEKISK; encoded by the coding sequence ATGAAATGGGATGAATTTTTCGTAACAGGCGACCCGATGATTTATGGTGCTGACGTATCCATCGTACTAACGATGGTGGGTATCCTGTTCTATCTTACTAAATATAAAAAGTGGAAATGGTTGTGGGACGAATGGCTAACAACGGTTGACCACAAAAAACTCGGTATTATGTATATCGTTTCCGCTGTGCTTATGTTGTTCCGTGGTGGTGTCGATGCACTATTAATGCGTACGCAGCTCGCGGTTCCAGAGGCGAAGTTCCTCGATTCACAGCACTATAACGAAATCTTTACAACACACGGTACGATCATGATTATCTTCATGGCGATGCCGTTCTTGATTGGTTTGATTAACGTCGTTGTTCCATTACAGATCGGGGCACGTGACGTAGCTTATCCTTATTTAAACGCAGTTAGTTTCTGGACGTTCTTTATCGGTGCGATGTTATTTAACATCTCATTCGTTATCGGTGGTTCTCCATCAGCAGGCTGGACGAGTTACATGCCGCTTGCGAGTAACGAGTTGAGCCCAGGGCCAGGACAGAACTACTATCTGCTCGGTCTGCAGATTGCAGGTATCGGTACACTCTTAACGGGTATTAACTTCTTAGTTACGATCCTTAAGATGCGTGCACCGGGAATGACATTGTTCCGTATGCCAATGTTTACTTGGTCATCACTTGTAACAATGGTTATCATTATCTTCGCTTTCCCGATTCTTACTGTTGCACTAGCACTTATGACATTTGACCGTTTATTCGGAAGCCATTTCTTCACTCTGCAAGGAGCAGGAATGGATATGCTTTGGGCGAACCTTTTCTGGCTATGGGGTCACCCAGAGGTATATATCGTAATACTTCCGGCGTTCGGTATGTTCTCTGAGATTATTTCTACGTTCTCTAGAAAAACGTTATTCGGTTACAAAGCCATGATCTGGTCTATGCTTTTAATCGCAGGATACAGCTTCTTGGTTTGGGTCCATCACTTCTTTACGATGGGTTCAGGAGCACTTGTTAACTCTGTATTCTCTATCACTACGATGGCGATCGGTATTCCGACAGGGGTTAAAATATTTAACTGGCTGTTCACAATGTACAGAGGTAAGATTCAATTTACGACACCGATGCTTTGGTCACTCGGATTTATCGTGAACTTCGTAATCGGTGGGGTTACAGGTGTCATGCTTGCCATGGCAGCTGCTGACTATCAGTACCACAACACATACTTCCTAGTATCTCACTTCCACTATGTGTTGATCGCTGGTACAGTATTTGCTTGTTTCGCTGGTTTAATCTACTGGTATCCGAAAATGTTTGGCTACAAGCTGAACGAACGTATCGGTAAATGGGTATTCTGGATTTTCACAATCGGATTTAACGTATGTTTCTTCCCGCAATACTTCCTTGGTCTAGACGGTATGCCACGTCGTGTTTACACGTACAGTGAAGAGTCTGGCTGGGGCCCATTAAACATGGTATCTACAATCGGTGGATTCATGATGGGTATTGCCTTCTTAGTTCTTGTTTACAACATGTACTACAGCTTCCGTTTTGCGAAGCGTGAATTAACTGGAGACGCTTGGGATGGCCGTACGCTTGAATGGTCTACTCCATCAGCAATGCCTCCTTTCTATAACTTTGCTAAAATCCCGGAGGTAACAGGTCTTGACCACTTCTGGAGACAAAAGCAAGCAGGAAAAGTTGAGAAGTTAACAGCTAATGAACTTAAACCGATTCATATGCCTAGCAACTCTGGTGTACCGTTCATCATGGCATCATTCTTCTTCGTTGCCGGATTCGGTATGGTATTCGACTGGATGTGGATGGCGATCGTTGGATTGATCGGTGTATTCGGAACATTGATCTACCGTTCATTCGAGTATGATGACGGGTATTATGTAAGTGTTGAAGAGATTATTGAAACAGAAAAGATTTCTAAATAA
- a CDS encoding 5-formyltetrahydrofolate cyclo-ligase, translated as METKHEIRQKVWNKLTEEKLGRFPFPLTNRIPNFKGAEAAARYITEMKLYKEANVIKVNPDSPQLPLRAQILKDGKMLLVPTPRLKDGFIQVKPEWVPKGEERKAASLSSILNYGRVLPLSQMPEIDLIVVGSVVIHRDGRRLGKGEGYADREYAIIRELGNKEVPVITSIQSAQLVEDEIPVDVFDLTVDWIATEKGLIETCSPYPKPTGIVWDEVSEEDMNIMPVLKEIKDLTANKR; from the coding sequence ATGGAAACAAAACATGAAATCAGGCAAAAAGTGTGGAATAAGCTGACTGAAGAAAAATTAGGAAGATTTCCGTTTCCCTTAACGAATCGTATACCTAATTTTAAAGGGGCAGAGGCGGCTGCGAGGTATATAACAGAAATGAAACTGTATAAAGAAGCAAATGTGATCAAGGTGAATCCAGATTCGCCGCAGCTGCCACTTCGAGCGCAAATTTTAAAAGACGGAAAAATGCTTCTCGTTCCAACCCCTCGTTTAAAAGACGGCTTCATTCAAGTAAAACCAGAGTGGGTTCCGAAAGGGGAGGAAAGAAAAGCAGCGAGTCTTTCGAGCATTTTGAATTATGGAAGAGTTTTGCCTCTATCGCAAATGCCAGAAATTGATTTGATTGTTGTCGGTTCGGTGGTGATTCATCGTGATGGCAGACGGCTTGGAAAGGGAGAAGGATACGCTGACAGGGAGTATGCAATCATTCGGGAGCTCGGCAATAAAGAAGTGCCAGTGATCACTTCGATTCAAAGTGCACAGCTCGTGGAAGATGAAATCCCTGTTGATGTTTTTGATTTAACAGTCGACTGGATTGCTACGGAAAAAGGGTTGATCGAAACGTGTTCTCCTTATCCTAAGCCAACAGGGATCGTTTGGGATGAAGTGAGTGAGGAAGACATGAACATCATGCCTGTTTTAAAAGAAATTAAGGATCTGACAGCAAATAAGCGTTAG
- the qoxC gene encoding cytochrome aa3 quinol oxidase subunit III, whose product MAHAETHDPNTPLEYRSEIGRLNILGFWIFLGAEIALFATLFATYMVLTHRIADGPALGELFEVKSLLIQTFLLLTSSFTCGLAVHEMRRHNVKGLITWMAVTLGLGLGFLYFEIQEFLHFIHEGANIGTSAAWSGFFVLVGTHGAHVTFGIFWVTMVLIQVAKRGLTPATSAKVFITSLYWHFLDVVWIFIFTAVYLMGMVTHHG is encoded by the coding sequence ATGGCACATGCAGAAACACACGACCCCAACACGCCTTTAGAGTATCGTTCGGAGATTGGGCGTCTAAACATTCTCGGTTTCTGGATTTTCCTAGGGGCAGAAATTGCGTTATTTGCAACATTATTTGCAACGTATATGGTTTTAACACATCGTATCGCAGACGGACCTGCTCTAGGTGAACTATTTGAAGTGAAGAGTTTGTTGATTCAGACGTTTTTGCTTCTAACAAGTAGTTTCACTTGCGGACTTGCGGTTCATGAGATGCGCCGTCACAATGTTAAAGGTTTGATCACGTGGATGGCCGTAACACTCGGACTTGGTCTCGGGTTCCTTTATTTCGAGATTCAAGAGTTCTTACACTTCATTCATGAAGGTGCAAACATTGGTACGAGTGCAGCATGGTCAGGATTCTTCGTTCTTGTAGGTACTCACGGTGCTCACGTAACGTTCGGTATCTTCTGGGTAACGATGGTCTTGATTCAAGTAGCTAAGCGTGGTCTTACGCCAGCTACTTCTGCAAAAGTTTTCATCACCAGTCTTTACTGGCACTTCCTAGACGTAGTGTGGATCTTTATCTTCACAGCCGTTTATCTGATGGGGATGGTGACGCATCATGGCTAA
- a CDS encoding glutamate-5-semialdehyde dehydrogenase, giving the protein MSTFNSTTKQINVKDQAKLAQQASKKLALLSEKEKNEALLTIADILEKESDFILKENKKDLDNGEDKGFSEALMDRLRLTEKRVKEFADGLREVVELKDPVGEILSDWTLDNGLKVEQVRVPLGVIGMIYEARPNVTVDATGLALKSGNAIVLKGGSNAIHSNSAIVSVIHKALSATKIPEAAVQFIASTDREAAGQLFTMKEHIDVLIPRGGGALIKTVVENATVPVLETGVGNCHVYVDQFADVEKALAIMENAKTDRPAVCNAAETFIFHEAWLVKNAARVQELFEKHGIEIHGDEKAAEVLPDVVPANEKDWAEEYLSLAVAVKVVSSVEEAISHIERYGTKHSEAIVTENAENAVHFLNLVDAAAVYHNASTRFTDGSALGFGAEIGISTQKLHARGPMGLPALTTIKYRMTGDGQVR; this is encoded by the coding sequence ATGAGTACTTTTAATAGTACAACCAAACAAATTAACGTTAAGGATCAAGCAAAATTAGCACAGCAAGCTTCTAAAAAGCTAGCGCTGTTAAGTGAAAAAGAAAAGAACGAAGCATTATTAACGATTGCAGATATTTTAGAAAAAGAATCTGATTTTATCTTAAAAGAAAACAAAAAAGATTTGGATAACGGCGAGGATAAAGGCTTTTCTGAAGCCTTGATGGATCGTTTGCGATTAACCGAAAAGCGTGTGAAAGAATTTGCAGATGGCTTGCGTGAGGTTGTTGAGCTAAAGGATCCTGTTGGCGAGATTTTATCAGACTGGACACTGGATAACGGACTAAAAGTTGAACAAGTACGCGTTCCGCTAGGCGTTATCGGAATGATCTACGAGGCTCGTCCGAATGTAACAGTAGACGCAACGGGTTTAGCATTGAAATCAGGTAATGCGATCGTTCTGAAAGGCGGATCGAACGCGATTCACTCTAATTCCGCAATTGTGTCTGTTATTCATAAGGCATTGTCCGCAACAAAGATTCCTGAAGCAGCTGTACAATTTATCGCTTCTACCGATCGAGAAGCGGCGGGACAATTGTTTACGATGAAAGAACATATTGACGTGCTGATTCCTCGTGGCGGAGGTGCGCTCATCAAGACAGTGGTCGAAAATGCAACAGTTCCTGTTCTTGAGACAGGTGTGGGTAACTGTCACGTTTATGTGGATCAGTTTGCAGACGTGGAAAAGGCGCTGGCAATCATGGAAAACGCTAAAACCGACCGACCAGCAGTTTGTAATGCTGCAGAGACGTTTATTTTCCATGAAGCTTGGCTGGTGAAGAATGCTGCTAGAGTTCAGGAACTTTTTGAAAAGCACGGTATTGAAATACATGGTGATGAAAAAGCTGCAGAGGTATTGCCGGATGTGGTGCCGGCTAACGAAAAAGACTGGGCAGAAGAGTATTTAAGCTTAGCAGTTGCTGTTAAAGTGGTAAGTTCTGTTGAAGAGGCTATCTCTCATATCGAGCGTTATGGCACCAAGCACTCAGAAGCGATTGTGACTGAGAATGCAGAGAACGCTGTGCATTTCTTAAATCTTGTGGATGCAGCAGCTGTATACCATAATGCCTCGACCCGTTTTACAGACGGCTCAGCGCTCGGATTTGGAGCTGAGATCGGAATCTCTACACAGAAACTGCATGCCCGCGGACCGATGGGATTACCAGCATTAACGACGATTAAGTATAGAATGACTGGTGATGGACAGGTTAGGTAA
- the qoxA gene encoding cytochrome aa3 quinol oxidase subunit II, protein MMRRLKPFLPFGLMMAVFMLSGCSDMIVLDPKGPVGEEQKDLIMYSIWFMLFILLVVYALTAFIVYKYRDRKNHKGYDPDNEGSHLLETIWWIIPIIIVIALSIPTVKSIYSLEGPPEESKDQKPLVIHATSVNWKWVFTYPEQDIETVNYLHIPEDRPVLFKLTSADSMASFWVPQLGGQKYAMAGMETELYLQADEQGTYEGRNSNFTGEGFTDHTFDVMAMSDAEFEKWASETKAEAPELTKGQYDKLMLPGHVKEMTFSSTHLDWVDHSKNAEYALDARERLGYEEKIPHSRAAKEEKKKREEEMKKQEESESHGDSHAH, encoded by the coding sequence GTGATGCGACGGTTGAAGCCGTTTTTACCATTCGGGTTAATGATGGCCGTGTTTATGCTAAGCGGCTGCAGCGATATGATTGTTTTAGATCCAAAAGGACCTGTAGGAGAAGAACAGAAGGATCTCATCATGTATTCTATCTGGTTTATGTTATTTATCCTGCTAGTTGTTTACGCACTTACTGCTTTTATTGTTTATAAATATCGTGATCGTAAAAATCATAAAGGCTATGATCCTGATAACGAAGGAAGTCATCTTCTTGAAACGATTTGGTGGATCATTCCGATTATTATCGTTATTGCATTATCGATTCCGACGGTTAAGAGTATCTACTCTCTAGAAGGACCTCCTGAGGAGTCGAAAGATCAAAAGCCATTGGTGATTCATGCAACATCTGTAAACTGGAAATGGGTATTCACATATCCAGAGCAAGATATTGAAACAGTTAACTATCTTCATATTCCTGAAGATCGGCCTGTTTTGTTCAAACTGACTTCTGCAGATTCTATGGCATCTTTTTGGGTTCCTCAATTAGGTGGCCAAAAGTATGCGATGGCTGGCATGGAGACAGAGCTTTATCTGCAAGCTGACGAGCAAGGCACGTATGAAGGACGTAACTCCAACTTTACAGGAGAAGGGTTCACTGATCATACGTTTGATGTTATGGCTATGTCTGATGCAGAGTTTGAAAAATGGGCGAGTGAAACAAAAGCTGAAGCTCCAGAACTTACAAAGGGCCAGTACGACAAGCTGATGCTTCCTGGTCACGTGAAAGAAATGACTTTCTCTTCAACTCATCTAGATTGGGTAGACCACTCTAAAAATGCAGAATACGCGTTAGATGCTCGCGAACGTTTAGGTTATGAAGAGAAGATTCCTCACTCAAGAGCAGCGAAGGAAGAAAAGAAAAAGCGTGAAGAAGAGATGAAGAAGCAAGAAGAATCAGAGTCTCATGGGGATTCTCATGCCCATTAA
- a CDS encoding DJ-1/PfpI family protein — MKKVLLFVYDSFAEFEVAILNTCLSGSEYELVTCSPNSSIHTVTSAGKLKIKPDLTVNEVKTDDYSALIIPGGTPFPFLENSMVTEMIRAFFDKGKLIGAICGGPALLGAAGILNHIQYTASLTEDDSRYTSVMNWSNKCEEHLVLDQNVITATGSNYIQFAEEVLRQLNVFPAGTENPLEYFKVPTMF, encoded by the coding sequence ATGAAAAAGGTTCTATTGTTTGTCTATGATTCTTTTGCAGAATTTGAAGTAGCTATTTTAAATACGTGCTTGAGCGGATCAGAATATGAACTTGTTACATGCTCTCCTAACTCTTCCATCCATACAGTCACATCAGCAGGAAAGCTTAAAATCAAACCTGATCTAACGGTAAACGAAGTCAAAACAGATGATTATTCCGCTCTGATTATCCCTGGAGGTACACCATTTCCTTTTCTCGAAAATTCGATGGTTACAGAAATGATCCGTGCTTTTTTTGATAAAGGCAAGCTGATTGGCGCAATCTGTGGAGGACCTGCCCTGCTAGGTGCAGCTGGTATTCTAAATCATATCCAATATACAGCTTCTCTTACTGAAGATGACTCACGCTATACATCTGTTATGAACTGGAGCAATAAATGTGAAGAACATCTCGTGCTTGACCAAAATGTAATCACAGCAACAGGTTCAAACTATATCCAATTCGCTGAAGAAGTTTTACGCCAGCTTAACGTTTTTCCTGCCGGCACAGAGAATCCGCTTGAATATTTTAAAGTGCCAACAATGTTCTAA
- a CDS encoding nuclease-related domain-containing protein, whose amino-acid sequence MLIKNRTKSVRIKKLEVMQRRIIRHHQRYLSIEDELSGRLAGHFGEQSNDYFLKPFREFSVVHDLRLSAHDSYFQIDTLLLSPRYLVNLEVKYITGTLVFDHLNQVIRLKDDGTEEAFKNPIFQVKRQQSHLIEWMAKNRIPPIPVRSLVVMSNPRTIIKAPPSNKEVPQYITHSPYLQERIKVIDKMYGEEKLTKKEVGKLSKMLVRHHTPENPDLLKRYQIEEEDIIKGVYCTECFYMPVVRKKATWHCPKCSYKSKDLHLNTLSDYALLYGQSITNKQFCDFLCLSSRHTAKRLLDNMNLTHTGGYKGRVYTLPYPT is encoded by the coding sequence ATGTTAATTAAAAATCGTACGAAATCTGTTAGGATTAAAAAGCTCGAGGTTATGCAGCGTAGAATTATTAGGCATCACCAAAGGTATTTATCGATAGAAGATGAGTTGAGTGGCAGATTAGCCGGACACTTCGGTGAGCAATCGAATGATTATTTTCTGAAACCTTTCCGGGAATTTTCCGTTGTCCATGATTTAAGGCTGTCAGCGCACGATAGTTATTTTCAAATTGACACCTTGCTCCTCTCCCCTCGTTACCTCGTGAACCTCGAAGTTAAGTACATTACCGGAACATTAGTTTTTGACCACCTCAACCAGGTCATCCGATTGAAGGATGACGGCACTGAAGAAGCTTTTAAAAATCCTATCTTTCAAGTGAAACGCCAGCAATCCCATTTGATCGAATGGATGGCGAAGAATCGTATACCTCCCATTCCCGTCCGTTCTCTAGTTGTGATGAGCAATCCTAGAACCATCATTAAGGCCCCTCCTTCGAATAAAGAAGTCCCTCAATATATTACGCATAGTCCTTATTTGCAGGAAAGAATTAAAGTCATAGATAAGATGTATGGAGAGGAAAAGTTAACGAAAAAAGAGGTTGGCAAACTGTCAAAGATGCTCGTTCGACATCATACTCCAGAAAACCCTGACTTACTAAAAAGGTATCAGATTGAAGAAGAAGATATTATCAAAGGCGTTTATTGTACTGAGTGCTTTTATATGCCTGTGGTGAGGAAGAAGGCTACTTGGCATTGTCCTAAATGTTCATATAAGTCTAAAGATCTTCACCTAAATACGCTTTCAGATTATGCTCTTTTATATGGTCAAAGCATCACTAATAAGCAATTTTGTGATTTTCTTTGTCTTTCATCCAGGCATACGGCCAAGAGGCTGCTTGATAATATGAATTTAACTCATACTGGAGGCTATAAAGGAAGAGTTTACACACTGCCATATCCCACCTGA
- the qoxD gene encoding cytochrome aa3 quinol oxidase subunit IV, with the protein MANKTAANEHHGFPWKHLIGFVLSIVLTLFALWIALETDLSLTWILIIIFGFAFLQAALQLLMFMHVTENSTKSNLTSRVQIGNILFAAFVAIVIVIGSVWVMTAGHAKHDKDQHAPKTENHENHGSHGGGSEHDSGEHGSHE; encoded by the coding sequence ATGGCTAATAAAACTGCAGCAAATGAACACCACGGTTTTCCGTGGAAACACTTAATCGGATTCGTGCTGTCCATCGTGCTTACACTTTTCGCATTATGGATCGCACTTGAAACTGATTTATCATTGACTTGGATTCTCATTATTATTTTTGGGTTTGCATTTCTACAGGCTGCCCTGCAGCTGTTAATGTTCATGCACGTAACAGAGAACTCGACAAAGAGTAATCTCACAAGCCGCGTGCAGATCGGTAACATATTGTTCGCAGCGTTCGTTGCGATCGTTATCGTGATCGGTTCTGTCTGGGTAATGACAGCAGGCCACGCAAAGCACGATAAAGATCAGCATGCCCCGAAGACTGAGAACCATGAAAATCACGGTTCTCATGGTGGCGGAAGTGAACATGATTCTGGTGAACATGGAAGTCATGAATAA
- a CDS encoding DUF2269 family protein: MTLYGALVLLHVLAAIVGLGASFAMPVVTKFAKTASQARYALEVNTKIETLPKIGSLTLLATGLLLGYLNTSLFSEVWYIASLVIYVLAQVLVIGIIPKKQKQMSEILGSHEGDDLPDSYRSVDKQLDPYVYSLHGLAVLLIILMVVKPF, from the coding sequence ATGACTCTTTATGGCGCACTCGTATTGCTGCATGTCTTGGCCGCCATTGTCGGCTTAGGTGCAAGCTTTGCCATGCCAGTCGTTACAAAATTTGCTAAAACGGCCAGTCAGGCACGCTATGCACTCGAGGTAAACACTAAGATTGAAACATTGCCGAAGATTGGCAGCTTAACACTTCTTGCGACTGGACTTTTATTAGGTTATTTAAATACTTCATTATTTAGCGAAGTATGGTACATCGCTTCATTGGTTATTTATGTATTAGCACAAGTTCTTGTTATTGGTATTATTCCTAAGAAACAAAAGCAGATGAGTGAAATTCTTGGTTCTCATGAAGGTGATGATCTTCCAGATTCATATCGTTCGGTCGATAAGCAACTCGATCCTTACGTATATTCTTTGCACGGTTTAGCTGTCTTACTTATTATTTTAATGGTGGTAAAACCTTTTTAA
- a CDS encoding L-cystine transporter codes for MLILLGVLYYMQKKHVSFSKRVFTGLGLGILFGLGLQYGYGADSEVAAKSTDWFNLVGGGYVTFLKMIVMPLVFISILSAFTRLNLKGNIGKLSGLIIAILIGTTAIAAVVGIATSVAFDLEAVQIEQGDAETARGEQMEGTFAEVKDLTLPQQILSLLPANPFLDFTGARPTSTIAVVIFAAFLGVAYLGVKRKQEEHAELFAKIVDAFYSVIMRVVTLILRLTPYGVLALMTKTVALSDMGAIAKLGKFVIASYVALLIMFGIHLLLITFAGLSPVTYMKKAFPVLSFAFTSRTSAGALPLNIRTQKSMGVPDGIANFSGSFGLSIGQNGCAGIYPAMLAVMIAPTVGIDPLSPSFLLTLVVVVALSSFGVAGVGGGATFAAILVLSAMDLPIALAGLLISVEPLIDMGRTAVNVSGAMTSGLLTSKVQKQLDTDVYNDSENQVEVSA; via the coding sequence ATGCTTATTCTTTTAGGTGTTTTGTATTACATGCAAAAAAAGCACGTTTCTTTCTCAAAACGTGTGTTTACGGGTCTTGGATTAGGGATACTTTTTGGCCTTGGACTTCAGTACGGTTATGGAGCTGATTCAGAGGTAGCTGCTAAATCTACTGACTGGTTCAACTTAGTTGGTGGAGGGTATGTAACGTTCTTAAAAATGATCGTAATGCCGCTTGTGTTTATCTCGATCCTTTCAGCGTTCACACGATTGAACTTAAAAGGGAACATCGGAAAACTTAGCGGATTGATTATCGCAATCTTAATCGGAACAACAGCTATTGCGGCAGTTGTCGGTATTGCTACATCCGTTGCTTTTGATCTGGAAGCTGTTCAGATTGAACAAGGTGATGCGGAAACAGCACGTGGTGAACAAATGGAAGGTACTTTTGCAGAAGTAAAAGACTTAACGCTTCCGCAGCAGATTCTTTCATTATTACCAGCGAATCCGTTTTTAGATTTTACAGGAGCTCGTCCGACATCAACGATTGCAGTCGTAATCTTTGCAGCATTCCTTGGAGTTGCATATTTAGGGGTAAAGCGTAAACAAGAAGAACATGCAGAATTGTTTGCTAAGATTGTTGATGCCTTCTATTCTGTAATTATGCGTGTTGTAACATTGATTCTTCGTTTAACACCATACGGAGTACTTGCATTAATGACGAAAACGGTAGCACTTAGTGATATGGGTGCGATCGCCAAGCTTGGTAAATTCGTTATCGCCTCATATGTCGCGCTATTGATCATGTTCGGAATTCACTTATTATTAATAACGTTCGCTGGTTTAAGTCCAGTAACGTATATGAAAAAGGCATTCCCAGTTCTATCGTTTGCCTTTACTTCTCGTACTAGTGCCGGGGCACTTCCATTAAACATCCGTACACAAAAGAGCATGGGTGTACCTGATGGAATCGCAAACTTCTCAGGTTCGTTCGGCCTTTCAATCGGTCAAAACGGGTGTGCTGGAATCTATCCTGCGATGCTTGCGGTTATGATTGCACCGACTGTTGGAATCGATCCATTGTCACCATCATTCTTATTGACGCTCGTTGTAGTTGTGGCGCTTAGTTCATTTGGTGTTGCTGGTGTTGGGGGCGGAGCTACGTTTGCAGCAATCCTCGTGTTGTCTGCGATGGATCTTCCAATTGCCTTAGCAGGTCTTTTGATCTCTGTTGAACCGCTTATCGATATGGGCCGTACTGCAGTTAACGTAAGTGGTGCGATGACGTCAGGTCTTTTAACAAGTAAAGTTCAGAAGCAATTAGACACAGACGTTTACAACGACAGCGAAAACCAAGTCGAAGTAAGTGCTTAG